Proteins found in one Paucidesulfovibrio longus DSM 6739 genomic segment:
- a CDS encoding rRNA maturation RNAse YbeY has product MIQLLVETRLDPAFPLNRTELIPLMEDVLGVLGLEQASLTLRLVDDAEIADLNKAFLGCFGPTNVLSFPACEADDEEDEEDEQDEEDEQDEEDGREDFEAGANSQPDEDQTLDGEDDDPEAADGEQGPYLGEIVLSVDTLAREVRLYGQEPREHQVRLLAHAALHLAGLDHGPEMEAMTEAVLDALA; this is encoded by the coding sequence ATGATCCAGCTTCTTGTGGAAACCCGCTTGGACCCGGCGTTCCCGTTGAACCGTACCGAATTGATCCCGCTCATGGAGGATGTCCTCGGCGTGCTCGGACTGGAGCAGGCGTCGCTGACCCTGCGGCTCGTGGACGACGCGGAAATCGCCGACCTGAACAAAGCGTTTTTGGGCTGTTTCGGCCCCACGAACGTGCTCAGCTTCCCGGCCTGCGAGGCAGATGATGAGGAAGACGAGGAAGACGAGCAAGACGAGGAAGACGAGCAAGACGAAGAGGATGGCCGGGAGGATTTCGAAGCTGGGGCGAATTCGCAGCCGGACGAGGACCAGACCCTTGACGGCGAGGACGATGATCCTGAAGCTGCGGACGGGGAGCAGGGCCCATACCTGGGCGAAATCGTGCTTTCCGTGGACACCCTGGCCCGCGAGGTCCGGCTGTACGGACAGGAGCCGCGCGAGCATCAGGTCCGTCTGCTGGCACACGCAGCCCTGCACCTGGCCGGACTGGACCACGGGCCGGAGATGGAAGCCATGACCGAGGCCGTGCTGGACGCGCTGGCCTAA
- a CDS encoding argininosuccinate synthase, with product MSSIKKVVLAYSGGLDTSVILKWIKKHYNCEVVTLTADLGQGEELDGIEDKALRTGASKAFVEDLREEFVRDYIFPAFRANAIYEGRYLLGTSIARPLIAKRMVEIANMEDAQAVAHGATGKGNDQVRFELAAMGLDPRLKTIAPWREWDLKSRSDLMAFAEENGIPIPVSRTKPWSIDANLLHVSFEGGELEDPWNAPGPDCFRLVQPIEKTPDEPEIITIDFEAGDPVAINSVKHSPAALLQKLNDLGGKHGIGRVDMVENRFVGMKSRGVYETPGGTILHLAHRDLEGLTLDREVMHLRDSLIPKYAEMIYYGYWFSPEREALQAMIDKTQERVTGTVRLKLFKGNIIPMGRKSPYSMYNPDLATFEEDVIYDQSDADGFIKLVGLRLKGRMQQSKWGGRDSDD from the coding sequence ATGAGCAGCATCAAGAAGGTCGTTCTGGCCTATTCCGGCGGATTGGACACGTCCGTCATCCTGAAATGGATAAAGAAGCACTACAACTGCGAGGTCGTGACCCTCACGGCCGACCTGGGCCAGGGCGAGGAGCTCGACGGCATCGAGGACAAGGCCCTGCGCACGGGAGCGAGCAAGGCTTTTGTCGAAGACCTGCGCGAAGAGTTCGTGCGCGACTATATCTTTCCTGCCTTCCGGGCCAACGCCATCTACGAGGGACGCTACCTGCTCGGAACCTCCATCGCCCGGCCGCTGATCGCCAAGCGCATGGTCGAGATCGCCAACATGGAGGACGCCCAGGCAGTGGCCCACGGCGCCACGGGCAAGGGCAACGACCAGGTTCGCTTCGAGCTGGCCGCCATGGGACTCGACCCCCGGCTGAAGACCATCGCGCCCTGGCGCGAATGGGATCTCAAGTCCCGGTCCGACCTGATGGCCTTTGCCGAGGAAAACGGCATCCCCATCCCGGTCAGCCGCACCAAACCCTGGTCCATCGACGCCAACCTGCTGCACGTCAGCTTCGAGGGCGGCGAGCTGGAAGATCCCTGGAACGCGCCCGGACCGGACTGCTTCCGTCTCGTGCAGCCCATCGAGAAGACCCCGGACGAGCCGGAAATCATCACCATCGATTTCGAGGCGGGCGATCCCGTGGCCATCAACTCGGTCAAGCATTCTCCGGCCGCGCTGCTCCAGAAGCTCAACGACCTCGGCGGCAAGCACGGCATCGGCCGGGTGGACATGGTCGAAAACCGCTTCGTGGGCATGAAGTCCCGAGGCGTCTACGAGACTCCCGGCGGCACCATCCTGCATCTGGCCCACCGCGACCTGGAAGGGCTGACCCTGGACCGCGAGGTCATGCACCTGCGCGACAGCCTGATTCCGAAATACGCGGAGATGATCTACTACGGCTACTGGTTCTCGCCGGAACGGGAGGCTCTCCAGGCCATGATCGACAAGACCCAGGAACGGGTCACGGGCACGGTGCGGCTCAAGCTCTTCAAGGGCAACATCATTCCCATGGGGCGCAAATCTCCGTATTCCATGTACAACCCCGATCTGGCCACCTTCGAGGAAGACGTGATCTACGATCAGTCCGATGCCGACGGCTTCATCAAGCTCGTGGGCCTGCGGCTCAAGGGCCGCATGCAGCAGAGCAAATGGGGCGGACGGGACAGCGACGACTAA
- the argH gene encoding argininosuccinate lyase: MADKKLWGGRFKEGTSASVEAYTESVSFDWRLYREDIAGSQAHARMLARQGVLTSEEAESLCRGLDQVRDEIESGAFQWKAELEDVHMNIEARLTGIVGPVGGKLHTGRSRNDQVGVDFRLHVARRLGEWSELLAGLVAVLANRAAENQETLLPGCTHLQPAQPVSLAQHLLAYACMFRRDHQRVADCLKRVRVSPLGAAALSGTTYPLDPASAAAELGFDAAFENSMDAVSDRDYVVESLCAGSLIMAHLSRFCEELILWANPQFGYIRLPDAYSTGSSIMPQKKNPDICELMRGKTGRVYGALVGILTLIKGLPMTYNRDMQEDKEPFFDADATVRASLAIMADMLAEIVFVPEAMERALEAGFLNATELADYLVGRGMPFRQAHHASGACVALAESLGCGLADLSLEQMCKAGADVENDVYAILSYRAAVERRVSPGGTGPESVRRQLEALRLWISERKEA, from the coding sequence ATGGCTGATAAGAAACTTTGGGGAGGACGGTTCAAGGAAGGGACCAGCGCTTCCGTGGAAGCGTACACCGAATCCGTCTCCTTTGACTGGCGGCTCTATCGCGAGGACATCGCCGGTTCGCAGGCCCATGCGCGGATGTTGGCGCGGCAGGGGGTTCTGACCTCGGAAGAGGCGGAGTCCCTCTGCCGCGGCCTGGATCAGGTGCGCGACGAGATCGAGTCCGGCGCGTTCCAGTGGAAGGCCGAGCTGGAAGACGTGCATATGAACATCGAGGCCCGGTTGACCGGGATCGTCGGCCCGGTGGGCGGCAAGCTGCACACCGGACGCAGCCGCAACGATCAGGTCGGCGTCGATTTTCGACTGCACGTGGCCCGCAGGCTCGGTGAATGGAGCGAACTTCTGGCCGGGCTTGTGGCCGTGCTCGCGAATCGCGCCGCGGAAAACCAGGAGACGCTCCTGCCCGGCTGCACGCATTTGCAGCCAGCGCAGCCCGTGAGTCTCGCTCAGCACCTGCTGGCCTACGCCTGCATGTTCCGGCGCGACCATCAGCGCGTCGCGGATTGCCTGAAGCGCGTGCGCGTTTCTCCGCTGGGCGCTGCGGCCCTGTCCGGAACGACCTATCCGCTGGACCCGGCTTCGGCCGCCGCGGAACTGGGCTTCGACGCAGCCTTCGAGAACAGCATGGATGCGGTTTCCGACCGCGACTATGTGGTGGAATCCCTCTGCGCGGGCAGCCTGATCATGGCCCACCTGAGCCGATTCTGCGAGGAACTGATCCTCTGGGCCAACCCGCAGTTCGGATACATCCGCCTGCCCGACGCCTACTCCACGGGCTCGTCCATCATGCCGCAGAAGAAGAACCCGGACATCTGCGAGCTGATGCGCGGCAAGACCGGGCGCGTCTACGGCGCCCTCGTGGGCATCCTGACCCTGATCAAGGGGCTGCCCATGACCTACAATCGCGACATGCAGGAAGACAAGGAGCCGTTCTTCGACGCGGACGCCACAGTGCGGGCCTCCCTGGCGATCATGGCCGACATGCTTGCCGAGATCGTCTTCGTGCCGGAGGCCATGGAACGCGCCCTGGAAGCGGGATTCCTCAACGCGACGGAACTGGCCGACTACCTCGTGGGCAGGGGCATGCCCTTCCGGCAGGCGCACCACGCTTCCGGAGCCTGCGTCGCACTGGCCGAATCCCTCGGCTGCGGCCTGGCGGACCTCAGCCTGGAACAGATGTGCAAGGCCGGAGCCGATGTCGAGAACGACGTCTATGCGATTTTGTCCTACCGGGCTGCGGTGGAGCGCCGCGTATCTCCGGGAGGAACAGGTCCGGAATCGGTTCGCCGCCAGCTTGAAGCCCTTCGGCTCTGGATATCCGAACGCAAGGAAGCCTGA
- the argF gene encoding ornithine carbamoyltransferase, protein MRHVLSILDFSRKDAEAILRRARQMKVEKHRSKLLEGRTVVLIFEKASTRTRISFEVGIRQLGGQSLLMTPAESQLGRNEPLKDTARVLSRYADALVVRTFGQNVLETLVEYGSIPVINALTDMYHPCQVMSDMLTMYERTPDFEQLKVAWIGDGNNMAHSFINAAARFPFTLALACPKGYQPDPAILAKAVEQGAKIELSDDPKKAASGAHYLNTDVWASMGQEEEQKLREAAFEGYQVDGALMALAAPDCKFLHCLPAHRGEEVSEEVFEGPASVVFDQAENRLHMQKAIMEWVFA, encoded by the coding sequence ATGAGACACGTTCTGTCCATTCTGGACTTTTCCCGAAAGGACGCCGAAGCGATCCTGCGGCGCGCCCGGCAGATGAAGGTTGAGAAGCATCGCAGCAAATTGCTCGAGGGCAGGACCGTGGTCCTGATCTTCGAGAAGGCTTCCACGCGCACCCGCATTTCCTTCGAGGTCGGCATTCGCCAGCTCGGCGGGCAGAGCCTGCTGATGACTCCCGCAGAGTCGCAGCTCGGCCGCAACGAACCCCTCAAGGACACGGCCCGCGTGCTTTCGCGGTATGCGGATGCCCTGGTGGTGCGAACGTTCGGTCAGAATGTGCTCGAAACCCTCGTGGAGTACGGTTCCATCCCCGTAATCAACGCGCTCACGGACATGTACCATCCCTGTCAGGTCATGAGCGACATGCTGACCATGTACGAGCGCACGCCCGATTTCGAGCAGCTCAAGGTGGCCTGGATCGGCGACGGGAACAACATGGCCCACTCCTTCATTAATGCGGCCGCCCGGTTCCCCTTTACGCTGGCCCTGGCCTGCCCCAAGGGCTACCAGCCCGACCCCGCCATTCTGGCGAAAGCCGTGGAGCAGGGCGCGAAAATCGAGCTTTCCGACGATCCGAAGAAGGCCGCTTCCGGCGCGCATTACCTGAACACCGACGTCTGGGCCTCCATGGGTCAGGAAGAGGAGCAGAAGCTGCGCGAGGCCGCCTTCGAGGGGTATCAGGTGGACGGCGCGCTCATGGCGCTGGCCGCCCCGGACTGCAAGTTCCTGCACTGCCTGCCCGCCCACCGGGGCGAGGAGGTCAGCGAGGAGGTCTTCGAAGGCCCGGCGTCCGTTGTGTTCGATCAGGCGGAAAACCGTCTGCACATGCAGAAGGCGATCATGGAATGGGTCTTCGCGTAA
- a CDS encoding PIG-L deacetylase family protein, with protein MKSETFVIAPHPDDETIACAGMIMERIRQGRSVSVVLLTDGSKSHSACFGIEDDPTPERLAKIRAEEFRRVLALLGVDQKKVAALGFPDTALAQSTAQASEALQALLDGKDIAEIVYPSAYDMHRDHQAAHYIVNNTLSRMNICPRRICYTIWPEPDRKLPEPDFVMDIADHLDTKHKAMALYASQLERISPKQPEAVLPAAFLEPVLNCPVERFWTTPQATGAERKD; from the coding sequence ATGAAATCCGAAACATTCGTCATCGCCCCGCACCCGGACGACGAAACGATCGCCTGCGCGGGCATGATCATGGAGCGCATCCGCCAGGGCCGGAGCGTCAGCGTCGTGCTCCTGACGGACGGCTCGAAATCCCATTCCGCCTGCTTCGGCATCGAGGACGATCCCACGCCGGAGCGCCTCGCGAAGATCCGGGCCGAGGAGTTCCGCCGCGTGCTCGCCCTTCTGGGAGTGGACCAGAAAAAGGTCGCTGCCCTGGGTTTTCCCGACACGGCCCTGGCGCAGTCCACCGCCCAGGCCTCGGAAGCCCTTCAGGCCCTGCTCGACGGGAAAGACATCGCAGAGATCGTCTATCCCTCCGCCTACGACATGCACCGGGACCATCAGGCCGCCCACTACATCGTCAACAACACCCTGTCGAGAATGAATATCTGCCCGAGGAGGATTTGCTACACGATCTGGCCGGAACCTGATCGAAAGCTCCCCGAACCCGACTTCGTGATGGACATCGCCGATCACCTGGACACGAAGCACAAAGCCATGGCGCTCTACGCGAGCCAGTTGGAGCGGATTTCGCCGAAGCAGCCCGAAGCGGTCCTGCCCGCCGCGTTTCTGGAACCGGTCTTGAACTGTCCTGTCGAACGCTTCTGGACCACGCCCCAAGCCACGGGAGCTGAAAGGAAGGATTAG